Below is a window of Polyangiaceae bacterium DNA.
CTCGGCGACGGGACGCGCGCCGATCAGGTGTTCAACCTGGACGCGCTCGCGGCCCACGTCTCGCGCCTCGTCAGCCGGCTCGAGCGCCGCACCTCCGCCGACGAGCACCTGCAGGCGCACGCGCGGCTGGACAAGCGGCGCGCCGGCGAGGAGCTGACGGGGGAGGACTACACCACGCTGGCCGACGCCTTCGGCAAGCTCCGGCAAGCGAGGAATCAGCGCGAGCGCCTGGCGCCCCGGCGAACGAGCCTCTCGAACCGGCAGAGCCGCCAGCTGCTCTCCGATCTCGCGGAGCTGGGCTTCTTGGAGCGCCTGATCGCGAGCCGCGGTCGCCCGGATCGCCACGCCGTGCGCCTCGATCTCACGCGGCTCGCCGCCCACCACGAGAGCCGGCGCTTCTCCCGCGGCAACCCGGGGCTGCTCGAGTGGCTCGCGCGGGCGTACGCGGGCGCGCGTGGCGAGCTCGAGAGCGCCGCCGCGCGCTACGAGGACGGGTCCGAGCGGGCCGCCGCCAGCCGACACGAGCTCCACGCGCTGCTCGAGTCCCGGCCGCGCCAGCTCTCGCTCCGCGTCGTCGGCCCGGGCGTGAGCGACTTCTTCGAAGGGGAGCGCGGCTGCCACGTGCGTCGCGCCGAGGGTGCTGGACCGGAGATCGTGCGCGTCTCCGTCGTCCCCGGGGGCGGCGCGCCGCGCGAGCTCTTGGCGGAGCACGCCGCTCGGGCCCGAGCCTTCGAGCGCGCGCTCGAAGGCGACGGACCGCTGCCGGAGAACCCGGAGTCGATCTTGCCGGTGGTGCGCAGCGTGCGCTGGTCGCCGGTCGAGGGCCGCCCGAGCGTGGCGACCGTGCTCGACTACCGGCTGGCCCACGTGGTGAGCGCGCGCGTGCGCGAGCTCGGGGACGCGCTCTCCGAGCTCTGGCTCCTGGGCATGGCGGTGAGCGAAGCATGAGCGGCCGCCGCTCCCTCCGGATCTGGCTCTCCCTGGATCGGAGCGGGCTCGTGTCCGCGCGCCTGATCCCTCGCGGATCGACCTTTCGAGCCTTCGTCGCCGCGGCCGAGCGCGAGGAGGGCGCCCTCGCCGAGCTCGAGCTCGGGCTCTCTCGTGCATTGGAAGAGGACGGTGACGTGCTCGAGCCGTTCTGGTGGACCGAAGAGCTCCGCACCGGGCAGGTGGTGGTCGAGGTGCGACCGCAGACGCTGGCGGGCAAGCGCCCGGTGATCGGCAAAGAGCGCATCCCGATCACCTTCGGCTATGCCTGGGCCGAGCTCGCCGGGGACGGCGCCGGCTACTTCGTGAGCGTGCCGCGCTTCGGCTGGTCCTTCGTGCTCGAGGACCTCGGCATGGCCGCCGAGGTGCTGCGCCAGACGCTCAGCGCCGATCTGGCCGGTGAGAGCGCGCGCTCCGTGTTCGAGTTCCGCGAGGTGAAGGACGAGCGCGTGCTCGAGTGGGCGCCGAAGAGGCTCGGCGGGAAGGGCCCGCCCAAGGATCCGCTGGCGGGCTACTTCGACACGCTTCGGGCCGTGGCCGAGGACTGGACGGCGCTCGCACGCGCCGGCAAGCTCGGGGCTCACTTCGGATCCGTGGCGAGCGCGAGCCTGGACGCGCTGCTCGGACGCGGAACGAAGCCCTCGTTGCTCCTGATCGGACCGGCAGGGGTCGGCAAGACGGCGTGGGTCAAGGAGCTCGCGCGCCGCATGCCACGCTCCGGCGACGCCCTCTCGGAGACCCGAGTCTGGTCCACCAGCGCCGACCGCATCATGGCCGGCATGCAGTACCTGGGCATGTGGGAGCAGCGCTGCCTCGATCTGATCGCCGAGCTCGCCGGGGAGGGGCACTTCCTGCACGTCGATCACCTGGTCGGTCTGACCCGCGTGCGCAGCAACGCTTCTTCCATCGCGGATCTGTTCGCGCCGGCGCTCGAGAGCGGGGAGATCGCGCTGGTCGCGGAGTGCAGCGAGAGCGAGCTGGGGGAGCTCTCGGCGACGGCGCCGCGCCTGCTCTCGTGCTTCCAGCTCGTGCACCTCGCCCCGCCCACCCCCGAGTGGATGGCGCGCACCATCCACGAGCGCGCGACGCGCACCGGCAGCCCCTGGCGCTTCGGCGACGAGGCGACCCGGCGCCTGCTCCGGCACCTGACCTTGTTCCGTCGCGACCACGCCTTTCCGGGCAAGGCCTTCGCGTTCCTGGACTGGCTCGATCGCGAGCGCCCGAGCGCTCCGAGAGAGCTCACGCTCCGGGACACGGATCGGCAGTTCTGCCGCTGGTCGGGCCTACCGGAGCGCATCGTGAGCGACGACGAGCGTGGCGACCCCGAGGCGCTGGCGGACGTGCTGCGGGAGCGCGTGGTGGGTCAGGACGCCGCCTGCGCGGCGGCTGCGCGTGTGCTCTCGCGGTTCAAGGCCGGCATCCAGGACCCGGACAAACCCATGGGCAGTCTGCTCTTCGTCGGGCCCACCGGCGTGGGCAAGACGGAGCTGGCAAAGGAGCTCGCGCGCTTCATGTTCGGCAGCCCGACGCGGATGGTGCGCCTGGACATGAGCGAGTATCTGCTCGCCCACTCGGTCACGCGGCTGCTCTCGGACCAGCGCGGCACCGACAGCCTGGCCCAGCGCATCAGTCGCGAGCCGCTCTCGCTGGTGCTGCTCGACGAGATCGAGAAGGCCCACCCGGCGGTCTTCGACGTGCTGCTCGGCGCGCTCGGCGAAGGCCGCCTCACCACCGAGAGCGGGCGCCTGGTCGATCTCAGCATGACCTTGATCGTGATGACGAGCAACCTGGGCGCGGACGCGGTCCACCTGGGCTTCGGCGCGAAGGAGGCGGACGCGGAGGACGCCCGGGCGGCCGTGCGCGCGCACTTCCGGCCGGAGCTGATCAATCGTCTGGACGAGATCGTCGCGTTCCAGGCCCTCTCACCCCAGGCGCTGCGTCGGATCGTGTCACTGGAGCTCGGGGCCGCGGCCGCGCGCGAGGGGCTCGTGCGCCGGAACCTCACGCTGTCCGTCGCGCCGGAGGTCGAAGCACACCTGGCGGAGCTGGGTTACGACCCGAAGTACGGCGCGCGCCCCCTGAAGCGCGTGATCGAGGAGCAGGTGATCACGCCCATCGCCGTCGAGATCGCGCGGCGCCCCAAGCTCGCGAACGCCCGGCTCCGGCTGGAGCTCCGCGGGGGGGCCATTCAGCTTCAGATAGGCTGACGAAGATTCACCAGCGCGAACGAATCCTCCGCACCACCAACCCCAGGACGCCCAGGAGCGCCCCGAGGCCCGCGTGCGACTCGCTCGAGCGCGGCGCGCGACAGCCGCAGCCGCCTTCCTCCGCGGGGACCAAGGTGGTGTTCTGCCCGCTCGAGCTGCCGCCTGCGCCGCCGCTCGCCGTGCCGATGCCGCCGTCGGACCAGCCCTCTTCGTCGATGCCGTCGGAGCCCGCCACACCGGCCGCACCGGCGCTCCCCGCCGCGCCAGCGGCACCGGCGCTGCCGCCGCTGCCGGCGTTCGCCTCCGCGTCGCCGGCGTCGTTGCTGCCCGCGTCGGTACCGCCGCTGCCGCCGCTGCCGCCGCTGCCGGTGGTCGGCGGCGGGCCATACAGCTCGTCGATGGCGTCGAGATCGCCGGTGGTCAACACCCACTCGTGGTCGATGCTGCC
It encodes the following:
- a CDS encoding ATP-dependent Clp protease ATP-binding subunit, translating into MSGRRSLRIWLSLDRSGLVSARLIPRGSTFRAFVAAAEREEGALAELELGLSRALEEDGDVLEPFWWTEELRTGQVVVEVRPQTLAGKRPVIGKERIPITFGYAWAELAGDGAGYFVSVPRFGWSFVLEDLGMAAEVLRQTLSADLAGESARSVFEFREVKDERVLEWAPKRLGGKGPPKDPLAGYFDTLRAVAEDWTALARAGKLGAHFGSVASASLDALLGRGTKPSLLLIGPAGVGKTAWVKELARRMPRSGDALSETRVWSTSADRIMAGMQYLGMWEQRCLDLIAELAGEGHFLHVDHLVGLTRVRSNASSIADLFAPALESGEIALVAECSESELGELSATAPRLLSCFQLVHLAPPTPEWMARTIHERATRTGSPWRFGDEATRRLLRHLTLFRRDHAFPGKAFAFLDWLDRERPSAPRELTLRDTDRQFCRWSGLPERIVSDDERGDPEALADVLRERVVGQDAACAAAARVLSRFKAGIQDPDKPMGSLLFVGPTGVGKTELAKELARFMFGSPTRMVRLDMSEYLLAHSVTRLLSDQRGTDSLAQRISREPLSLVLLDEIEKAHPAVFDVLLGALGEGRLTTESGRLVDLSMTLIVMTSNLGADAVHLGFGAKEADAEDARAAVRAHFRPELINRLDEIVAFQALSPQALRRIVSLELGAAAAREGLVRRNLTLSVAPEVEAHLAELGYDPKYGARPLKRVIEEQVITPIAVEIARRPKLANARLRLELRGGAIQLQIG